A region from the Lolium perenne isolate Kyuss_39 chromosome 4, Kyuss_2.0, whole genome shotgun sequence genome encodes:
- the LOC127292562 gene encoding transcription factor PHYTOCHROME INTERACTING FACTOR-LIKE 13 isoform X3 codes for MDGNGRSAAYQKKPLSAETDLVELLWHNGGVVAQPQTHPRPAANPCGGQSASGLTGEETAAWFGDVDGLENEMYAQLWHSIADGPAPLPCPPPPPPHQAARPPMRSGIGSSWTGGGDIGSTFCGSSQVPEVPAEGREEGSAALPSEGTRGTSTRDCTATYTGTGTSSSGGSGSNFGGSGLPSESGHAHKRKGRCRDESACRSEKLQDVEYEATEETKSSRRHGSKRRSRAAEVHNQSERRRRDRINEKMRSLQELIPHCNKADKASILDEAIEYLKSLQMQVQIMWMTTGMAPMMFAGAHQFMPPMAVEMNSACMPAAQGLNQMARVPYMNHSMSSHIPMNSSGAMNPMYVANQMQNIHLREASNHFLHPDGGQAAAPQGMGLRRPAQEPSFWN; via the exons ATGGACGGCAATGGGAGATCGGCGGCGTACCAGAAGAAGCCTCTCAG CGCGGAAACCGATCTCGTGGAGCTGCTATGGCACAACGGCGGGGTTGTGGCGCAGCCGCAGACGCACCCGAGGCCGGCGGCGAACCCCTGCGGCGGCCAGAGCGCCAGCGGCCTCACCGGCGAGGAGACCGCCGCGTGGTTCGGCGACGTCGACGGGCTGGAGAACGAGATGTACGCGCAGCTCTGGCACAGCATTGCGGACGGACCCGCCCCGCTCCCgtgccctccgccgccgccgccgcaccaggCGGCGAGACCGCCAATGAGGAGCGGCATCGGCTCCAGCTGGACGGGCGGCGGCGACATCGGTTCGACCTTCTGCGGCAGCAGCCAGGTCCCGGAGGTGCCGGCGGAGGGCAGGGAGGAGGGGAGCGCCGCGCTGCCGTCCGAGGGCACGCGCGGGACGAGCACGCGCGACTGCACCGCCACCTATACCGGCACCGGCACGTCGTCGTCCGGTGGGTCAGGGAGCAACTTTGGGGGCTCCGGCTTGCCGAGTGAGAGCGGCCATGCCCACAAGAGGAAGGGGAGGTGCAGAGACGAGTCTGCCTGCCGCAGTGAG AAATTGCAGGATGTTGAGTATGAAGCGACTGAAGAGACGAAATCATCTAGGCGACACGGGTCGAAGCGGAGGAGCAGGGCAGCTGAAGTTCACAACCAGTCAGAGAGA AGAAGAAGAGACCGGATCAATGAAAAGATGCGCTCATTACAAGAACTCATACCCCACTGCAACAAG GCCGACAAAGCATCAATACTAGACGAGGCAATCGAGTACTTGAAGTCCCTCCAAATGCAAGTTCAG ATTATGTGGATGACTACAGGGATGGCGCCAATGATGTTTGCTGGTGCTCACCAGTTCATGCCACCGATGGCTGTGGAAATGAATTCGGCATGCATGCCTGCGGCACAGGGTCTAAATCAGATGGCAAGAGTGCCATACATGAACCATTCCATGTCAAGTCACATCCCTATGAACTCATCTGGAGCAATGAACCCTATGTATGTTGCAAACCAGATGCAAAACATTCACCTGAGGGAGGCAAGTAATCACTTCCTTCACCCAGATGGTGGACAAGCAGCAGCGCCTCAG GGTATGGGACTGCGTCGACCTGCACAGGAGCCGTCTTTCTGGAATTAG
- the LOC127346792 gene encoding uncharacterized protein — MPCAITVVPSFLALPLPCDADLASGMLTPPPPPNYQEQEGDSRYDKKRRLQQGRAGESSSRLPPDEDLESLFSSLTIDSILSEGNSGDFCKNRKRKSGQEPAGYLNRLPDDYLEKMLSSLAIQDAAVTTSVSEQSEEQGSHLVFSEHTVFSEESSGCTTSIKCNDPESMSLRSDKFIDRVNNRLLCHEGTGVNVFEVHFDLNSTHAAHLDKWVQFASMSNAHSVRLQLCKSGISCSGHSRTTSPYNFPLHFFGDGQASSLRRLWLTNCIFGPSMRPCRFSSLISLYLKCVTITDSDTQSIFSCCPVLRILILVSCNDLVNIRISSETLFHLYICYCKNLVSIEVHSTSLTFFEYDGHKVLIKYASSPNMRRIVTKFSNRNCSLSTHLNKMKMIKKVSLTFLSPSKEPNFNLYAKKFTVLKYINLYVLPSWNNVLAVAYLLQATPYVTRLRLEMQAYSGEQHHLENVQVSWPEGISLQKLRLILVGGFAAQPPVIELLVCLAGGCGPWFEVPHNQSTLPSIETNGYMGEGEGCCQGGEGSCVERRKGSHRP; from the exons ATGCCTTGTGCAATCACCGTTGTGCCGAGTTTCCTCGCACTGCCGCTCCCTTGCGACGCCGACCTCGCTTCCGGCATGttaacgccgccaccgccgccaaactACCAAGAACAAGAAG GTGATTCTCGCTATGACAAGAAGAGGAGATTACAGCAAGGCCGCGCCGGAGAGTCAAGTAGCAGACTACCACCGGATGAAGATCTGGAGAGCCTCTTCTCATCGTTAACGATCGACAGCATCCTCTCTGAAGGAAATTCAG GAGATTTTTGCAAGAATAGGAAGAGGAAATCTGGCCAAGAACCCGCTGGATATTTAAACAGATTACCGGATGATTATTTGGAAAAGATGTTGTCATCGCTTGCGATCCAAGATGCCGCAGTTACTACTTCTGTTTCCGAACAATCGGAGGAACAGGGCTCTCATCTCGTATTTAGTGAGCACACCGTATTTTCTGAGGAAAGTTCAGGTTGCACCACTTCCATTAAATGCAATGATCCAGAATCTATGAGTTTGAGATCAGACAAATTCATTGATAGAGTAAACAACCGGCTGCTGTGTCATGAGGGAACTGGTGTTAATGTGTTTGAGGTTCATTTTGATCTGAACTCCACCCATGCTGCCCACCTTGACAAATGGGTCCAGTTCGCGTCAATGTCAAATGCACACTCTGTGAGACTTCAGTTGTGTAAAAGCGGAATATCCTGTTCTGGTCATTCCAGGACTACAAGTCCTTATAACTTCCCTTTGCATTTTTTCGGTGATGGACAAGCATCCTCTTTGCGGAGGCTATGGCTGACGAATTGCATATTTGGACCATCAATGCGTCCCTGcagattttcctctctcataagccTCTATCTAAAGTGTGTCACGATAACTGATTCTGACACCCAAAGTATTTTCTCTTGCTGCCCTGTGCTCCGCATTTTGATATTGGTGAGCTGCAATGATTTGGTTAACATAAGGATTTCTAGTGAAACACTGTTCCATTTGTATATATGTTATTGCAAGAATTTGGTTAGTATTGAGGTTCATTCAACCAGCCTAACCTTCTTTGAGTATGATGGACATAAGGTACTCATCAAATATGCGAGTTCTCCCAATATGAGGAGAATAGTAACAAAGTTCTCGAACAGAAATTGTTCTCTCTCGACGCATTTAAATAAAATGAAAATGATCAAGAAAGTCTCCTTGACATTCCTTTCACCATCTAAG GAGCCCAATTTCAATCTATATGCGAAGAAATTCACTGTATTGAAGTACATCAACTTGTATGTTTTGCCATCTTGGAATAATGTTCTTGCAGTAGCTTATctccttcaagcaactccttatgTCACAAGACTCCGTCTAGAA ATGCAGGCATACAGCGGAGAACAGCACCATCTGGAGAATGTCCAAGTTAGCTGGCCCGAGGGCATCTCTCTTCAGAAGCTCCGATTGATTCTTGTAGGAGGTTTCGCTGCGCAACCCCCGGTGATCGAGCTTTTGGTGTGCCTAGCTGGTGGGTGCGGCCCCTGGTTTGAAGTTCCTCACAATCAATCCACGCTACCATCAATTGAAACGAATGGGTATATGGGTGAGGgagaaggatgttgccaaggcggCGAGGGATCATGCGTGGAACGTCGCAAGGGAAGCCATCGGCCTTAA
- the LOC127292562 gene encoding transcription factor PHYTOCHROME INTERACTING FACTOR-LIKE 13 isoform X1, with translation MDGNGRSAAYQKKPLSAETDLVELLWHNGGVVAQPQTHPRPAANPCGGQSASGLTGEETAAWFGDVDGLENEMYAQLWHSIADGPAPLPCPPPPPPHQAARPPMRSGIGSSWTGGGDIGSTFCGSSQVPEVPAEGREEGSAALPSEGTRGTSTRDCTATYTGTGTSSSGGSGSNFGGSGLPSESGHAHKRKGRCRDESACRSEKLQDVEYEATEETKSSRRHGSKRRSRAAEVHNQSERRRRDRINEKMRSLQELIPHCNKADKASILDEAIEYLKSLQMQVQIMWMTTGMAPMMFAGAHQFMPPMAVEMNSACMPAAQGLNQMARVPYMNHSMSSHIPMNSSGAMNPMYVANQMQNIHLREASNHFLHPDGGQAAAPQVAGPYAYAPHVAPQNGIPEVPDSTVVPTCGPGQPPTSDGS, from the exons ATGGACGGCAATGGGAGATCGGCGGCGTACCAGAAGAAGCCTCTCAG CGCGGAAACCGATCTCGTGGAGCTGCTATGGCACAACGGCGGGGTTGTGGCGCAGCCGCAGACGCACCCGAGGCCGGCGGCGAACCCCTGCGGCGGCCAGAGCGCCAGCGGCCTCACCGGCGAGGAGACCGCCGCGTGGTTCGGCGACGTCGACGGGCTGGAGAACGAGATGTACGCGCAGCTCTGGCACAGCATTGCGGACGGACCCGCCCCGCTCCCgtgccctccgccgccgccgccgcaccaggCGGCGAGACCGCCAATGAGGAGCGGCATCGGCTCCAGCTGGACGGGCGGCGGCGACATCGGTTCGACCTTCTGCGGCAGCAGCCAGGTCCCGGAGGTGCCGGCGGAGGGCAGGGAGGAGGGGAGCGCCGCGCTGCCGTCCGAGGGCACGCGCGGGACGAGCACGCGCGACTGCACCGCCACCTATACCGGCACCGGCACGTCGTCGTCCGGTGGGTCAGGGAGCAACTTTGGGGGCTCCGGCTTGCCGAGTGAGAGCGGCCATGCCCACAAGAGGAAGGGGAGGTGCAGAGACGAGTCTGCCTGCCGCAGTGAG AAATTGCAGGATGTTGAGTATGAAGCGACTGAAGAGACGAAATCATCTAGGCGACACGGGTCGAAGCGGAGGAGCAGGGCAGCTGAAGTTCACAACCAGTCAGAGAGA AGAAGAAGAGACCGGATCAATGAAAAGATGCGCTCATTACAAGAACTCATACCCCACTGCAACAAG GCCGACAAAGCATCAATACTAGACGAGGCAATCGAGTACTTGAAGTCCCTCCAAATGCAAGTTCAG ATTATGTGGATGACTACAGGGATGGCGCCAATGATGTTTGCTGGTGCTCACCAGTTCATGCCACCGATGGCTGTGGAAATGAATTCGGCATGCATGCCTGCGGCACAGGGTCTAAATCAGATGGCAAGAGTGCCATACATGAACCATTCCATGTCAAGTCACATCCCTATGAACTCATCTGGAGCAATGAACCCTATGTATGTTGCAAACCAGATGCAAAACATTCACCTGAGGGAGGCAAGTAATCACTTCCTTCACCCAGATGGTGGACAAGCAGCAGCGCCTCAG GTAGCAGGACCATATGCTTATGCACCACATGTAGCACCACAAAACGGCATACCGGAAGTCCCAGATAGTACTGTTGTGCCAACTTGTGGGCCTGGACAACCACCTACCTCTGATGGAAGTTAG
- the LOC127292562 gene encoding transcription factor PHYTOCHROME INTERACTING FACTOR-LIKE 13 isoform X2, translating into MDGNGRSAAYQKKPLSAETDLVELLWHNGGVVAQPQTHPRPAANPCGGQSASGLTGEETAAWFGDVDGLENEMYAQLWHSIADGPAPLPCPPPPPPHQAARPPMRSGIGSSWTGGGDIGSTFCGSSQVPEVPAEGREEGSAALPSEGTRGTSTRDCTATYTGTGTSSSGGSGSNFGGSGLPSESGHAHKRKGRCRDESACRSEDVEYEATEETKSSRRHGSKRRSRAAEVHNQSERRRRDRINEKMRSLQELIPHCNKADKASILDEAIEYLKSLQMQVQIMWMTTGMAPMMFAGAHQFMPPMAVEMNSACMPAAQGLNQMARVPYMNHSMSSHIPMNSSGAMNPMYVANQMQNIHLREASNHFLHPDGGQAAAPQVAGPYAYAPHVAPQNGIPEVPDSTVVPTCGPGQPPTSDGS; encoded by the exons ATGGACGGCAATGGGAGATCGGCGGCGTACCAGAAGAAGCCTCTCAG CGCGGAAACCGATCTCGTGGAGCTGCTATGGCACAACGGCGGGGTTGTGGCGCAGCCGCAGACGCACCCGAGGCCGGCGGCGAACCCCTGCGGCGGCCAGAGCGCCAGCGGCCTCACCGGCGAGGAGACCGCCGCGTGGTTCGGCGACGTCGACGGGCTGGAGAACGAGATGTACGCGCAGCTCTGGCACAGCATTGCGGACGGACCCGCCCCGCTCCCgtgccctccgccgccgccgccgcaccaggCGGCGAGACCGCCAATGAGGAGCGGCATCGGCTCCAGCTGGACGGGCGGCGGCGACATCGGTTCGACCTTCTGCGGCAGCAGCCAGGTCCCGGAGGTGCCGGCGGAGGGCAGGGAGGAGGGGAGCGCCGCGCTGCCGTCCGAGGGCACGCGCGGGACGAGCACGCGCGACTGCACCGCCACCTATACCGGCACCGGCACGTCGTCGTCCGGTGGGTCAGGGAGCAACTTTGGGGGCTCCGGCTTGCCGAGTGAGAGCGGCCATGCCCACAAGAGGAAGGGGAGGTGCAGAGACGAGTCTGCCTGCCGCAGTGAG GATGTTGAGTATGAAGCGACTGAAGAGACGAAATCATCTAGGCGACACGGGTCGAAGCGGAGGAGCAGGGCAGCTGAAGTTCACAACCAGTCAGAGAGA AGAAGAAGAGACCGGATCAATGAAAAGATGCGCTCATTACAAGAACTCATACCCCACTGCAACAAG GCCGACAAAGCATCAATACTAGACGAGGCAATCGAGTACTTGAAGTCCCTCCAAATGCAAGTTCAG ATTATGTGGATGACTACAGGGATGGCGCCAATGATGTTTGCTGGTGCTCACCAGTTCATGCCACCGATGGCTGTGGAAATGAATTCGGCATGCATGCCTGCGGCACAGGGTCTAAATCAGATGGCAAGAGTGCCATACATGAACCATTCCATGTCAAGTCACATCCCTATGAACTCATCTGGAGCAATGAACCCTATGTATGTTGCAAACCAGATGCAAAACATTCACCTGAGGGAGGCAAGTAATCACTTCCTTCACCCAGATGGTGGACAAGCAGCAGCGCCTCAG GTAGCAGGACCATATGCTTATGCACCACATGTAGCACCACAAAACGGCATACCGGAAGTCCCAGATAGTACTGTTGTGCCAACTTGTGGGCCTGGACAACCACCTACCTCTGATGGAAGTTAG